Proteins co-encoded in one Thermomicrobiales bacterium genomic window:
- a CDS encoding ABC transporter permease, whose protein sequence is MVSDAATPQAAGADELSTAGRRQTRTLAGDAWRSFRKNKAALIGLVFIVFIVFVAIFAPLLAPTGYAEQDLLAVTQTPSRAHWLGTDQLGRDILSRLIYGSRVSLLVGVVVQIVILAIGVPVGLVAGYFPGKVDTFLMRVVDVLYAFPNLLFVIIIMTYLRAQFQTVDSGPLLPLKTFDRATGGLLGVYIGLGLVSWLTVSRLVRGQIMSLRNKEFVEAARCIGSTNSRIISRHLLPNTLPVIIVATTLGLPAAILGEAGISFLGLGVTVPTPSWGSMISDGVALLRSYPHILFSPAVALSLTVLSFNFVGDGLRDALDPWVQR, encoded by the coding sequence ATGGTATCGGACGCCGCAACACCACAGGCTGCCGGAGCCGACGAACTGAGCACGGCCGGCCGCCGACAGACACGGACGCTTGCGGGTGACGCATGGCGAAGCTTCCGCAAGAACAAGGCGGCGCTGATCGGCCTGGTCTTCATTGTCTTCATCGTATTCGTCGCCATCTTCGCGCCGCTTCTGGCGCCAACCGGCTATGCCGAGCAGGATCTGCTCGCGGTGACACAAACGCCAAGCCGCGCCCACTGGCTCGGCACAGACCAACTCGGGCGTGACATTCTGAGCCGGTTGATCTACGGGTCGCGAGTCTCGCTCCTCGTCGGCGTCGTTGTGCAGATCGTCATTCTCGCGATCGGGGTGCCAGTCGGGCTGGTAGCCGGCTACTTCCCCGGCAAAGTGGATACCTTCCTCATGCGGGTCGTAGACGTCCTCTACGCCTTCCCGAATCTACTGTTCGTCATCATCATCATGACCTACCTGCGCGCGCAGTTTCAGACGGTCGACAGTGGGCCACTACTGCCACTCAAGACATTCGACCGCGCGACAGGCGGGTTGCTCGGGGTATACATCGGGTTGGGTCTCGTGTCGTGGTTGACGGTGTCGCGGCTGGTGCGCGGCCAGATCATGTCATTACGCAACAAGGAATTCGTCGAGGCAGCGCGCTGCATCGGCTCGACCAATAGCCGGATCATTTCGCGCCACCTGCTCCCGAATACATTACCGGTTATCATCGTCGCGACGACGCTGGGGCTTCCCGCCGCGATTCTCGGCGAGGCCGGCATCAGCTTTCTCGGGCTCGGTGTCACGGTGCCAACGCCATCGTGGGGCTCAATGATCTCCGACGGAGTCGCGCTCCTGCGTTCGTACCCTCATATTCTGTTTTCTCCCGCGGTGGCGCTGTCGTTGACGGTTCTCTCGTTCAACTTCGTCGGCGACGGCCTGCGCGATGCTCTCGATCCCTGGGTGCAGCGCTGA
- a CDS encoding peptide ABC transporter substrate-binding protein gives MDLSELQFRRAVTRRAFLGASVVGAAGLLAACGGSTEKSATSTSAPAANTPAAEKPTAAATAPAGQATAPAPEPTATAAAPKATGGIFRYGAVEPEDADPGITGSPWSLSELFEGLVVISPKDGTASPAMAESYEANADGTVWTYKVRPGMQWSDGTPLNANDFLYAWRRVMDPATASKYTSVFYPIKNGEEVAKGDMPTDQLGVKAVDDLTFEVTLSDPTPFFPIISATWTAYPVPQHVIEKAGNKWLEPGTLVVNGPFILSEWKHDQLMVFEPNKNYWGDKPSIDKAEYTIYDDWVAKGLTAFENDEVDHALVPAAEYDRVRADATLSAQMQPYPTSSTEMIHFDTSNKPTDDVRVRQALALGFDRDSLIAKVLKDYYLPAPTILPADIPSNNPGAALAGDIAKAKELLSEAGFPDGKGWPTDFTLVSRTTSPLPLITQYLQQQWKQNLGIDVQLQPLEPRAYVEWRSARKTQPYNAHLGIWGSDFADPSNWHNQLFASNADFYKTHWKNDEYDKLVEAALIETDEKKRMQMYSDAEVILVREAANVGVYHGQNFYVTKPNVHNIYHLPTAAAGSWLKLITIEKS, from the coding sequence GTGGACCTGTCAGAACTCCAGTTTCGGCGTGCGGTAACCCGACGGGCGTTCCTCGGCGCGTCGGTCGTCGGCGCTGCTGGTCTGCTCGCTGCCTGCGGAGGCAGCACTGAGAAGAGCGCGACCTCGACAAGCGCGCCAGCCGCCAACACACCGGCAGCCGAGAAGCCGACTGCCGCTGCGACAGCGCCCGCTGGTCAGGCAACAGCCCCCGCGCCGGAGCCAACGGCGACAGCCGCCGCCCCAAAGGCAACGGGTGGCATCTTCCGCTATGGCGCTGTCGAGCCAGAAGACGCCGACCCCGGCATTACCGGCAGCCCGTGGTCGCTCAGCGAGCTCTTCGAAGGGCTTGTCGTCATCAGCCCGAAGGACGGCACGGCCAGTCCGGCGATGGCCGAAAGCTACGAAGCGAATGCCGACGGCACCGTCTGGACCTACAAGGTCCGCCCAGGCATGCAGTGGTCCGACGGGACACCGTTGAACGCGAATGACTTCCTCTACGCCTGGCGGCGCGTGATGGATCCCGCGACGGCCTCGAAGTACACCTCCGTGTTCTATCCGATCAAGAACGGAGAAGAGGTCGCAAAGGGTGACATGCCGACCGACCAGCTCGGCGTCAAGGCAGTCGATGACCTGACCTTCGAGGTAACACTCAGCGACCCGACGCCGTTCTTCCCGATCATTTCCGCAACCTGGACCGCCTATCCAGTGCCGCAGCATGTGATCGAAAAGGCCGGGAACAAGTGGCTCGAGCCGGGAACTCTGGTCGTCAACGGTCCATTCATTCTGAGCGAATGGAAGCACGACCAGTTGATGGTCTTCGAGCCGAACAAGAACTACTGGGGCGATAAGCCCAGCATCGACAAAGCCGAGTACACGATCTATGACGACTGGGTCGCCAAGGGCCTGACTGCCTTCGAGAACGACGAGGTCGACCACGCGCTTGTCCCAGCAGCCGAGTACGATCGGGTTCGCGCAGATGCCACCCTCTCGGCCCAGATGCAGCCATACCCGACCTCCAGTACAGAGATGATCCATTTCGACACAAGCAACAAGCCGACCGATGACGTCCGCGTGCGGCAGGCGCTGGCGCTGGGCTTCGACCGCGACTCGTTGATCGCAAAGGTACTGAAGGATTACTACCTTCCAGCGCCGACAATCCTGCCGGCCGACATCCCGAGCAACAACCCTGGCGCCGCACTAGCAGGGGATATCGCCAAGGCGAAAGAGCTCCTGTCCGAAGCCGGCTTCCCGGACGGCAAAGGCTGGCCGACCGACTTCACCCTCGTCTCACGGACCACGTCGCCACTGCCGCTGATCACACAGTATCTTCAGCAGCAGTGGAAGCAGAACCTTGGGATCGATGTCCAGCTCCAGCCTCTGGAGCCTCGCGCATACGTCGAGTGGCGCAGCGCCCGCAAGACACAGCCCTACAACGCCCATCTCGGAATCTGGGGATCCGACTTCGCGGATCCGAGCAACTGGCACAATCAGCTGTTCGCCTCGAACGCGGATTTCTACAAGACGCACTGGAAGAACGATGAATACGACAAGCTGGTGGAGGCCGCCCTCATCGAGACCGACGAGAAGAAGCGCATGCAGATGTACAGCGACGCGGAGGTGATCCTGGTCCGCGAGGCCGCCAACGTTGGCGTCTATCACGGCCAGAACTTCTACGTCACCAAGCCGAACGTGCACAACATCTACCACCTGCCGACCGCAGCCGCCGGCTCATGGTTGAAGCTCATTACGATCGAGAAGTCGTAA
- a CDS encoding AAA family ATPase encodes MGKVLALANQKGGVGKTTTAVNVACNLAERGYRVLLIDLDPQGNATSSVGLDKRALDGTIYDLLVDGVDAEEIVVRDVRPQLDLIGANHLLAGAEIELTSLTRPQMRLDAALTPIRDLYDVILIDCPPSLGLLTVNGLVAADEVMIPVQCEYLALEGLTQLINTVDLVKRGLNRRLDILGLVMTMYDSRTRLAGDVVRDVARLFPNRIFRTIVPRTVRLAEAPSHGRSIFEYDPGSRGAEAYRELGEEVAQRLGLCPAEGQGSDIPASEPIAGALRD; translated from the coding sequence TTGGGCAAGGTTCTGGCGCTGGCGAATCAGAAGGGCGGAGTCGGGAAGACCACGACCGCCGTAAACGTCGCCTGCAACCTGGCCGAACGTGGCTACCGCGTGCTTCTGATCGACCTCGACCCCCAGGGAAACGCAACCAGCTCGGTCGGACTTGATAAACGTGCGCTCGATGGCACGATCTACGATCTGCTCGTCGATGGCGTCGATGCCGAGGAGATCGTGGTTCGGGATGTCCGGCCACAGCTCGATCTGATCGGCGCAAACCATCTGCTCGCGGGCGCGGAGATCGAGCTGACCAGCCTGACCCGCCCCCAGATGCGACTGGATGCCGCCCTCACGCCGATCCGCGACCTGTACGACGTGATCCTCATCGACTGCCCGCCGTCGCTCGGTCTGCTGACCGTCAATGGGTTGGTCGCGGCCGATGAAGTGATGATTCCCGTCCAGTGCGAATATCTCGCCCTCGAGGGGTTGACCCAGCTGATCAACACCGTCGATCTCGTTAAGCGCGGGCTCAACCGCCGGCTCGACATCCTCGGGCTGGTGATGACGATGTATGACTCCCGCACACGCCTGGCCGGCGACGTCGTGCGGGATGTCGCGCGATTATTTCCTAACCGTATCTTCCGCACAATTGTGCCGCGGACAGTCAGGCTGGCCGAAGCGCCATCCCACGGTCGTTCGATCTTTGAATATGACCCAGGCTCCCGCGGCGCCGAAGCGTACCGGGAGCTTGGAGAAGAAGTTGCCCAACGGCTGGGGCTCTGCCCAGCCGAGGGACAAGGCTCTGACATCCCGGCGAGCGAACCAATCGCCGGAGCTTTGCGTGATTAG
- the guaB gene encoding IMP dehydrogenase, which translates to MTIMGDPKAARFVGVDGMAFDLSEKIVGTGLTFDDVLLLPAASDVIPSQVNTGTWFSRNIRLNIPIVSAAMDTVTEARMAIALAREGGIGVIHRNLSIHDQVQEVDKVKRSESGMIVEPVTLRPDDLLSEAVEMMERYHISGVPITDEYGRLVGILTNRDLRFEDSLDRPIATLMTSENLVTVPVGTTLDEAREILHQHKVEKLPVVDERGYLKGLITVKDIQKKIQYPNATKDDQGRLRVAAAVGVGRDAFERASALVAANVDVIIVDTAHGHSSGVLEMVRLIKRELPVEVVAGNVATGSATQALIDAGADGVKIGVGPGSICTTRVVAGTGVPQISAIMDSAQVAAAAGVPLIADGGAQYSGDIAKAIAAGADTIMLGGLLAGTEESPGEVVLFQGERFKEYRGMGSLGAMKERSFSKDRYFQEDIDSLAKFVPEGIEGRVAYKGPLSTIVYQLVGGLRAAMGYCGAPSIEALKSEARFVRITSAGLRESHPHDVVITKEAPNYRSTR; encoded by the coding sequence ATGACGATCATGGGGGATCCGAAAGCCGCGAGGTTTGTCGGCGTGGATGGAATGGCGTTCGATCTGTCTGAAAAGATCGTCGGAACCGGGCTGACGTTCGACGACGTGTTGTTACTGCCGGCGGCGTCGGATGTGATCCCGAGCCAGGTCAATACCGGCACCTGGTTTTCGCGCAATATCCGCCTGAACATCCCGATCGTTTCCGCTGCGATGGACACAGTGACCGAGGCGCGCATGGCGATCGCTCTCGCGCGCGAAGGAGGTATCGGTGTCATCCACCGAAACCTGTCGATCCACGACCAGGTCCAGGAGGTGGATAAGGTCAAGCGGAGCGAGTCGGGCATGATCGTCGAGCCGGTGACGCTGCGACCAGATGATCTGCTCTCCGAAGCCGTCGAGATGATGGAGCGCTACCATATCTCTGGCGTGCCGATCACCGACGAGTATGGCCGGCTGGTCGGTATCCTGACCAATCGTGATCTGCGCTTCGAGGATAGCCTCGACCGCCCAATCGCCACCCTGATGACCAGCGAGAACCTGGTGACCGTCCCGGTCGGCACGACGCTCGACGAAGCGCGTGAGATCCTGCATCAGCACAAGGTCGAGAAGCTGCCGGTCGTCGACGAGCGCGGCTATCTCAAGGGCCTGATCACGGTCAAGGACATCCAGAAGAAAATCCAGTATCCCAACGCTACCAAGGATGACCAGGGCCGCCTCCGCGTCGCCGCGGCAGTCGGCGTTGGCCGCGATGCGTTTGAACGCGCATCGGCGCTGGTGGCAGCGAATGTGGACGTAATCATCGTCGATACCGCCCACGGGCATTCGAGTGGCGTGCTCGAGATGGTTCGACTGATTAAGCGCGAGCTCCCGGTCGAGGTTGTTGCCGGGAATGTCGCGACCGGCTCGGCCACTCAGGCACTGATCGACGCCGGCGCCGATGGCGTCAAGATCGGCGTCGGGCCAGGGTCGATCTGCACGACGCGCGTCGTTGCAGGGACCGGCGTTCCGCAGATTTCAGCGATCATGGACAGCGCGCAGGTCGCGGCGGCCGCGGGTGTCCCGCTCATCGCCGATGGAGGCGCTCAGTATTCTGGTGACATCGCCAAGGCAATCGCAGCCGGCGCCGACACGATTATGCTTGGCGGGCTGCTGGCCGGCACCGAGGAGAGCCCGGGTGAGGTGGTGTTGTTCCAGGGCGAGCGCTTCAAGGAGTATCGCGGGATGGGCTCACTTGGCGCGATGAAGGAGCGCTCGTTCTCGAAGGACCGATACTTCCAGGAGGATATCGACAGCCTGGCGAAGTTCGTGCCGGAAGGGATCGAAGGGCGCGTCGCCTACAAGGGGCCGCTGTCGACAATCGTCTACCAGCTCGTCGGCGGCCTGCGGGCAGCGATGGGCTACTGCGGCGCTCCATCGATCGAGGCACTCAAGAGCGAAGCCCGCTTCGTCCGGATCACGTCGGCGGGATTGCGCGAGAGCCACCCGCACGATGTCGTCATCACCAAAGAAGCGCCAAACTACCGCTCCACGCGCTAG
- a CDS encoding mannosyltransferase family protein — protein sequence MSLRPTAIEAESRDHTTSTVRQIAHEYQLVFVGSVYAAHWLLVAIVAALATRFAYANPPVKALGWALPHLDGASGLFVQPMRNWDGFWYSLIAELGYVHSATTAFWPFYPWSMRFLGTLLLIPYETAGYMLSNIAFLIALVALYRYVSTNWGVDVARRSVLLLAFFPTAFFFTAVYSESFFLLFCVLAFSWGRMARWWLAGSAALLAGLTRNVGVLLIVPLGIMFLRQYGPGLRGRWLDLRAWPAQTLALGLIPLGPVLYMLYLWRAFGNPLMTIDAQKGWARIQAMPWTTFRMAFDQWQGGWLYALLASPTWATLTSYPVRMSFAEYESLDIAMTFLGIVLIVYAFRVLPIEHSAWVAIMFALPLFSPSTIHPLMSIPRFMVVLFPLFIALAIFARRRFVLPIILVPSAVLMVLLTVQFSTWFWVS from the coding sequence GTGTCATTACGTCCGACTGCCATAGAAGCTGAATCCCGAGATCACACCACCTCGACGGTTCGTCAGATCGCCCACGAGTACCAGCTTGTCTTTGTTGGCTCGGTATACGCTGCTCACTGGCTCCTGGTTGCGATCGTCGCGGCGCTGGCCACCCGGTTTGCCTACGCGAACCCTCCCGTGAAAGCGTTGGGCTGGGCCCTGCCGCACCTCGACGGAGCTAGTGGGCTCTTCGTGCAACCGATGAGAAACTGGGACGGATTCTGGTATAGCCTGATCGCAGAGTTGGGCTATGTCCACTCTGCAACTACCGCATTCTGGCCATTCTACCCATGGTCCATGCGCTTTCTTGGCACATTACTACTCATCCCCTACGAGACTGCCGGTTACATGCTGTCGAATATCGCGTTTCTTATCGCGCTGGTGGCACTATACCGATATGTATCCACGAATTGGGGTGTGGACGTCGCTCGGCGCAGTGTGTTGTTATTGGCGTTCTTCCCGACAGCGTTCTTTTTTACGGCAGTGTATAGCGAATCCTTCTTTCTGCTCTTCTGTGTCCTGGCGTTTTCCTGGGGCCGGATGGCGCGCTGGTGGCTGGCCGGCAGCGCGGCGCTGCTCGCGGGACTCACCAGGAATGTCGGCGTGCTGCTCATCGTTCCGCTCGGGATCATGTTCTTGCGCCAGTATGGACCTGGTCTCCGCGGGCGCTGGCTCGATCTGCGTGCCTGGCCGGCTCAGACGCTCGCGCTGGGCCTGATCCCGCTCGGCCCGGTGTTGTACATGCTGTACCTGTGGCGCGCGTTCGGCAACCCGCTGATGACAATCGATGCCCAGAAGGGATGGGCCCGCATCCAGGCGATGCCATGGACGACGTTCAGGATGGCGTTCGATCAGTGGCAGGGGGGGTGGCTGTACGCATTGCTTGCCTCACCGACCTGGGCAACGCTGACCTCGTACCCGGTGCGGATGTCCTTTGCCGAGTACGAATCGCTGGACATCGCCATGACGTTTCTCGGGATCGTGCTGATCGTCTATGCGTTCAGGGTGCTGCCGATCGAGCACAGTGCGTGGGTTGCGATAATGTTCGCTCTTCCGCTGTTCAGCCCATCGACAATCCACCCGCTGATGTCGATCCCGCGGTTCATGGTTGTCCTGTTCCCGCTGTTTATCGCGCTGGCCATCTTCGCCCGGCGTCGTTTCGTGTTGCCCATCATCCTGGTTCCATCCGCTGTGTTGATGGTATTGCTGACTGTGCAGTTCTCAACCTGGTTCTGGGTTTCCTGA